TAATTTAGACGACTCATTTAAGTGAGATGTTTGTATATATATACCTTTCGCTTAAATATATTTAATGAAGTTGAGTGAACAGCAAAAGATTATTATTGAATTTTTAGAACTTATTGAAACAGAACCTATTTCTTATTATGAAATTGAAAGAGTTACTAAAAGACATTATTCTACAGTAAGAAGTTATATTGATTTTCTTGAATTGTTTGGTTTTCTTAAAATTGAAAAAATAATGAATGGCAAATATATTAAGTATGAAATAACAATTACTAACGAGGGGGAGAAAGTTAGAGCAAGAATTAGGGAAAGAAAAAATAATTTGTAACTTTATGTATGTAAATTTTTAGACTAAAAATGGAATTTATTTTGTAAATTTTGAACAAAGATTATATTATTTATCCCAAACTCTAAAAAAATTCACAAATTAAACCCAATAATATTTAAAATTAAAAAATATATTTTTAATACATGGAAATTGTTCAATTAGAAATAGCAATAGAAAATTTAAATTTCCCTATTAGAATGGGAGATGAAATTGATGTGTTAAAGCTTGTTAAAAGTGGCATTGTAGAGAAAATAGAGTTCTTATAATGATTATTTTTTAAATATTTTAGTTTAAACTATTATTGATATAATTTTTCATGGTATGTTTTAAGTTCTTTTTGTATTTTCATATATTCAGTAGTTGCAAGTTTTTTTTTTGCCAGATAATGATTAAATCCGATGTCTTGTGATGCTCTACCTTGAATGAAGTTTGCAATCTCAAAATTTAAATTATATTCTATCATTAAAGTGAAATTATATTTTCTAAGGTACTTTAAAGAAAGTAGATTATTTCTTTTAATATGAGTTTTTAAACGCTCTTCATTGTAGTTTTTCATATCATCATAATTTTTCAATAATAGATTAAATGTTTCATTTAGAGCTAAACAATAAAAGGAACTTTTTGAACCTCTAAAATGATATAATGGGCAGATGAAAATGCTTTTTAAAATCTCAACATTATCTCTTGTAAATGTTTTTAGAAAAAATTTGACATCTGAAATTCTTAATCCACTTTCAAATAAGAGTCTAACAAATATATAATCAAGTATATTATATTCTTTAATTTTGTTTAATAATTTGATAACTTCATTTTTTCCTGGGACTTTAAAATCCATTCCCGAACGATAAAGTTTTAATTTATCTTTAATGTCAATACTTTCTGATTTTTTCAGTAAATCTTCTTCAACTGCATAATTGATTAAATTTCTAAATGCTAATGAGTAATATTTGGCAGAATATTTTCCCTTCCTTAATGATTCTCTAAAATTTCTATAATTGTTCTTAAAACTATTTTTTAGAACATTTGTAATGTTTTTTTTATATCCCTTGGAATGTTTATTTAACCATTCATGAAATTCATCATATTTATCAACATAGATATGATATAGGTATTTAAAATCCTTGTCCATCTCATTATCCTTATCTTTAAATTGCCAAGATTCATTTTTATATTCAATATTATTGAATTTATGAAAATGTTCTTTATCATTTTCTAAGGCTAATTCTCTCCAAAGCAATTGATTTATATGCGAAGAGAGTTTAATTCTTCTTTCTTTTAAGATATTTAATAATGATTTATCTAAAGTTACATTTACTCTTTCTTTCATAGAAAAAGAATTTCATTCTTGTTTATATAGTCTCATTTAAATGAGACCATATAATAAGCTTTATAAATCTTAAAATTTAAAATTAAATTATAGGGGATCA
This genomic window from Candidatus Woesearchaeota archaeon contains:
- a CDS encoding integrase, translated to MKERVNVTLDKSLLNILKERRIKLSSHINQLLWRELALENDKEHFHKFNNIEYKNESWQFKDKDNEMDKDFKYLYHIYVDKYDEFHEWLNKHSKGYKKNITNVLKNSFKNNYRNFRESLRKGKYSAKYYSLAFRNLINYAVEEDLLKKSESIDIKDKLKLYRSGMDFKVPGKNEVIKLLNKIKEYNILDYIFVRLLFESGLRISDVKFFLKTFTRDNVEILKSIFICPLYHFRGSKSSFYCLALNETFNLLLKNYDDMKNYNEERLKTHIKRNNLLSLKYLRKYNFTLMIEYNLNFEIANFIQGRASQDIGFNHYLAKKKLATTEYMKIQKELKTYHEKLYQ